From a single Bacillus gobiensis genomic region:
- a CDS encoding stage V sporulation protein D, whose translation MRVSNVTVRKRLFMILLFGFVAFLIIDARLGFVQFLMGEELTNKAKDSWSRNLPFEPERGEILDRNGVKLATNQSAPSILVVPRQIEDPVKASKKLAAVLNMSEEKAYKHLTKKISIERISPEGRKISHEKATEVRDLGLKGVYIAEDSIRHYPFGSYLSHVLGFAGIDNQGLLGLEAFYDDDLKGTKGSVQFYSDAKGKRMPGEADDFTPPEDGLDLKLTIDSKVQTIVERELDNAEAKYNPDGIVAVAMNPKNGEILAMASRPDFDPANYKTVDPKIYNRNLPVWSTYEPGSTFKIITLAAALEENKVNLGKDHFYDRGYTEVDGARLRCWKKGGHGHQSFLEVVQNSCNPGFVELGTRLGKNELFKYINGFGFGKKTGIDLQGEGRGILFPLDRVGPVEQATTAFGQGVSVTPIQQVAAVSAAINGGTLYTPYIAKEWVDPVTKKTVKKQAPMAKKQVISEETSKEIRFALESVVAQGTGRNAFVEGYRVGGKTGTAQKVKDGKYLKNNHIVSFIGFAPADDPAVVVYVAVDNPKGTVQFGGTVAAPIVGNIMRDSLPQLGVKQRKNQIEKEYKWLDTKLVEVPNVIGLSLEELEQLMVNLQVDVSGSGNKVVQQSPKPGTKVKEGSTIRLFLSDE comes from the coding sequence TTGCGTGTCTCTAATGTAACCGTCAGAAAGCGTTTGTTTATGATTTTGCTGTTTGGCTTTGTAGCGTTTTTGATTATTGATGCCAGACTTGGATTTGTCCAATTTCTAATGGGAGAAGAGCTGACGAATAAAGCGAAGGATTCCTGGAGCCGGAATCTGCCTTTTGAGCCGGAGCGAGGAGAGATCCTGGATCGGAATGGAGTAAAATTGGCAACGAACCAAAGTGCACCTTCGATTTTAGTCGTTCCCAGACAAATTGAGGATCCTGTTAAAGCAAGCAAAAAGCTTGCGGCTGTTTTAAATATGTCCGAAGAAAAGGCCTATAAGCACCTAACGAAAAAAATCTCAATAGAAAGAATTAGTCCGGAAGGCAGAAAGATTTCCCATGAAAAAGCAACGGAAGTGAGAGATTTAGGGTTAAAGGGCGTCTATATCGCAGAAGACAGCATCCGTCACTATCCGTTTGGGAGTTACCTTTCCCACGTTCTTGGGTTTGCGGGAATCGACAACCAGGGACTGCTTGGTCTGGAAGCCTTTTATGACGATGATTTAAAAGGAACGAAAGGGTCTGTGCAATTTTATTCTGATGCTAAAGGAAAGCGAATGCCTGGCGAAGCCGATGATTTTACTCCTCCAGAAGACGGACTTGATCTAAAGCTGACAATAGATTCGAAGGTACAGACGATTGTTGAAAGAGAATTGGACAATGCAGAAGCAAAATATAATCCGGATGGGATCGTAGCCGTGGCCATGAATCCGAAAAACGGTGAAATTTTAGCGATGGCAAGCCGGCCGGACTTTGATCCTGCTAACTATAAAACGGTTGATCCGAAAATTTATAATCGTAATTTACCAGTTTGGAGCACATATGAGCCCGGTTCTACGTTTAAAATTATTACTCTTGCAGCAGCATTAGAAGAGAACAAAGTGAATCTAGGTAAAGATCATTTTTATGACAGAGGGTATACTGAGGTAGACGGAGCAAGGCTGAGGTGCTGGAAAAAAGGAGGCCACGGCCACCAATCGTTCCTTGAAGTCGTGCAAAATTCATGTAACCCAGGCTTTGTAGAGCTAGGAACCCGGCTGGGCAAAAATGAATTGTTCAAATATATTAATGGTTTTGGATTTGGAAAAAAAACAGGGATAGATCTGCAGGGGGAAGGAAGAGGGATCCTCTTTCCGCTTGATCGAGTCGGACCTGTAGAGCAGGCAACAACTGCCTTTGGCCAAGGGGTTTCCGTCACCCCAATTCAACAAGTGGCCGCCGTTTCCGCAGCAATTAACGGGGGCACCTTATATACGCCGTACATAGCCAAAGAGTGGGTGGATCCGGTAACGAAAAAAACGGTGAAAAAACAAGCCCCGATGGCCAAAAAGCAAGTAATTTCAGAAGAAACGTCAAAGGAAATCCGTTTTGCGCTTGAAAGCGTAGTTGCCCAAGGAACTGGAAGAAACGCATTCGTGGAAGGATACCGGGTGGGAGGAAAAACAGGAACGGCTCAAAAGGTGAAAGACGGAAAATATTTAAAAAATAACCATATCGTTTCTTTTATAGGCTTTGCTCCCGCGGATGATCCTGCCGTTGTCGTTTATGTAGCGGTGGACAATCCTAAGGGCACAGTCCAATTTGGCGGAACCGTTGCAGCTCCGATTGTTGGGAACATCATGAGAGACAGTCTTCCTCAATTGGGAGTAAAACAAAGAAAGAATCAGATTGAAAAAGAATACAAGTGGCTGGACACAAAACTTGTAGAAGTGCCGAACGTTATAGGGTTGTCATTAGAAGAGCTTGAACAGCTTATGGTAAATCTTCAAGTAGATGTTTCCGGAAGCGGAAATAAAGTTGTACAGCAATCTCCTAAGCCCGGCACAAAGGTGAAGGAGGGTTCTACGATTCGCTTATTTTTAAGTGATGAGTAA
- a CDS encoding UDP-N-acetylmuramoyl-L-alanyl-D-glutamate--2,6-diaminopimelate ligase has translation MRLKELLKFLMDNQHEAKDISENPEITSLEMDSREVEKGSLFICINGFTVDGHDFAKSAVEKGAAAILAEKPLSLNVPVIVVNDTKRAMAILSDAFYGQPTHHLQLIGVTGTNGKTSTTHMIERILENAGKKTGLIGTMYTKMNNETFDTKNTTPESITLQKTFKKMVDLEVDSAIMEVSSHALDMGRVRGCDYDVAVFTNLTQDHLDYHKTIAEYMHAKGLLFSQLGNSFDYNKPKWAVINIDDPAASYFSKITSARLLTYSLNEQADVMAEQIEFSPNGTTFHLKTYAGSKNVTIPLLGRFNVYNVLAAAAACLAAGVSFDDTVSGIEKLEGVRGRFEPVIAGQDFSVIVDYAHTPDSLENVLKTCKGMTESKLSVVVGCGGDRDKTKRPKMAQIAVSLADEAIFTSDNPRSEDPLAILKDMEDGVPGAYYHSISNREKAIFFAIANAKKGDTVLIAGKGHETYQLIQDKVYEFDDLKVAEKAIMELNKQK, from the coding sequence ATGAGATTGAAAGAGCTTCTTAAGTTCCTTATGGATAATCAACATGAAGCAAAAGACATAAGCGAAAACCCTGAGATTACCTCATTGGAGATGGACTCCAGAGAGGTGGAAAAAGGAAGTCTTTTTATTTGCATAAACGGTTTTACAGTTGATGGACATGACTTTGCAAAAAGCGCAGTTGAAAAGGGAGCTGCGGCCATCCTTGCTGAAAAGCCTTTATCACTTAATGTTCCTGTAATTGTCGTTAATGATACGAAACGAGCGATGGCGATTCTCTCAGATGCTTTTTACGGGCAGCCTACACACCATTTGCAGCTGATTGGCGTAACGGGTACAAACGGGAAGACATCGACTACCCACATGATTGAGAGAATTTTAGAGAATGCAGGAAAAAAAACTGGGTTAATCGGAACGATGTATACAAAAATGAACAATGAAACCTTCGATACGAAAAACACGACACCTGAAAGCATCACCTTACAAAAGACATTTAAAAAAATGGTTGATCTTGAAGTTGATTCAGCGATTATGGAAGTATCCTCTCATGCATTGGATATGGGAAGAGTCAGAGGCTGCGACTATGACGTTGCTGTATTTACAAATTTAACCCAAGATCATCTTGACTACCATAAGACAATTGCAGAATACATGCACGCGAAGGGCCTGCTGTTTTCGCAGCTGGGGAATTCTTTTGATTATAATAAGCCGAAGTGGGCCGTAATAAACATCGATGATCCGGCAGCTTCCTATTTTTCTAAGATTACTTCAGCTCGGCTGTTGACGTATAGCTTAAATGAGCAGGCAGACGTTATGGCTGAACAAATTGAATTTTCTCCTAATGGAACTACATTTCATTTAAAAACGTATGCAGGCTCAAAAAACGTTACGATTCCGCTTTTGGGCCGGTTTAATGTGTACAATGTACTGGCAGCGGCGGCGGCTTGCCTTGCAGCGGGTGTGTCCTTTGATGATACCGTAAGCGGCATTGAAAAGCTTGAGGGAGTCAGAGGCAGGTTTGAACCTGTCATTGCCGGCCAAGATTTTTCAGTCATTGTGGATTACGCCCATACGCCTGACAGTCTCGAAAATGTATTAAAAACCTGCAAAGGTATGACAGAGAGCAAGCTTTCTGTTGTCGTTGGCTGTGGAGGAGACAGAGATAAAACGAAGCGCCCAAAAATGGCGCAAATAGCTGTTTCACTTGCTGATGAAGCGATCTTTACGTCGGATAATCCGAGAAGCGAAGATCCGTTAGCCATTCTAAAAGACATGGAGGATGGTGTTCCCGGCGCTTATTACCACAGCATCAGCAATCGTGAAAAAGCGATTTTCTTTGCCATTGCGAATGCTAAAAAAGGCGATACTGTCCTTATCGCCGGCAAAGGGCATGAAACTTATCAGCTGATCCAAGACAAAGTTTATGAATTTGATGATTTAAAGGTGGCCGAAAAAGCCATCATGGAGTTAAATAAACAAAAATAA
- the mraY gene encoding phospho-N-acetylmuramoyl-pentapeptide-transferase — protein MLEQVILFTIIMGFLISALLSPVFIPFLRRLKFGQSIREEGPQSHMKKTGTPTMGGIMIIASIVVTTIAMTLKFSEIGLEVYLLLFVTLGYGLLGFLDDYIKVVMKRNLGLTSKQKLLGQVIIAVIFYIFLLQMDLSTALRIPGTDFEFDLGWAYILLILFMLVGGSNAVNLTDGLDGLLSGTAAIAFGAFAILAWNQSQFEVAIFSVAVAGAVLGFLVFNAHPAKVFMGDTGSLALGGAIVAVSILTKLEFLLVIIGGIFVIETLSVIIQVISFKTTGKRVFKMSPLHHHYELSGWSEWRVVTTFWATGLLFAALGIYIEVWL, from the coding sequence ATGCTTGAGCAGGTCATTTTGTTTACCATCATAATGGGCTTTTTAATTAGTGCTTTATTGTCGCCTGTTTTTATTCCGTTTTTGCGAAGGCTGAAATTTGGCCAAAGCATTAGAGAAGAAGGGCCACAGAGTCATATGAAAAAAACAGGAACACCGACGATGGGAGGTATCATGATCATTGCTTCGATTGTGGTTACCACTATCGCCATGACCTTGAAGTTTTCTGAAATCGGGCTGGAAGTCTATTTATTGCTTTTTGTGACATTAGGCTACGGATTGCTGGGCTTTTTGGATGATTACATCAAAGTTGTCATGAAGAGAAATCTTGGCTTAACATCTAAACAAAAGCTCTTAGGACAAGTGATTATAGCCGTTATTTTCTATATTTTCTTACTCCAGATGGATCTTTCTACAGCATTGAGAATTCCTGGAACAGATTTTGAATTTGATTTAGGGTGGGCTTACATCCTTCTCATTTTATTCATGCTTGTCGGAGGGTCGAACGCAGTGAATTTGACTGACGGACTCGACGGGCTGTTATCAGGCACAGCGGCGATCGCTTTTGGAGCCTTTGCTATTTTGGCATGGAATCAGTCACAATTCGAGGTTGCCATTTTTTCAGTTGCCGTAGCGGGAGCGGTGCTTGGATTTCTCGTATTTAATGCCCATCCGGCGAAAGTGTTTATGGGAGATACGGGTTCGCTTGCATTAGGAGGAGCAATCGTTGCAGTCAGCATATTAACCAAATTAGAATTTCTGCTTGTCATCATCGGCGGGATTTTCGTGATTGAGACACTGTCTGTTATTATTCAAGTCATTTCCTTTAAAACGACGGGAAAGAGAGTTTTTAAAATGAGTCCGCTGCACCACCATTATGAGCTTTCCGGCTGGTCAGAGTGGAGAGTCGTTACCACCTTTTGGGCTACAGGCCTCCTCTTCGCAGCCTTAGGAATTTACATTGAGGTGTGGTTATAA
- the murD gene encoding UDP-N-acetylmuramoyl-L-alanine--D-glutamate ligase, translating to METKKWFEKKTILVLGLAKSGFAAAKLLHQNGANVVVNDKQPFKENYAAQKLQEAGFEVICGDHPISLFDTNSFDLLIKNPGIPYENVMVQEALKRNIPIWTEIELAYLLTEARFIGITGSNGKTTTTTLIYEMLKADHKQAKIAGNIGTVACEVAAHAEKDDWIVTELSSFQLMGTKTFRANIGIILNVVDAHLDYHHTRQSYEQAKQAVYKNQLKDDTAIINADDETVCRLAEASSGKKVYFSLTQQIENGACIKNETIYFNQNPIIERKDVVLPGAHNLENILAAICAVKQAGVSNEAIREVLTTFSGVKHRLQYVAEFNGRKFYNDSKATNLLATSKALDAFKQPVILLAGGLDRGNELDGLKEHMGNVKTIVTFGQTAGKFQKLGRELGIHQIKRVDNVEQAVLEAYKLSEANDIILLSPACASWDQFKSFEDRGDMFISAVHMLK from the coding sequence GTGGAAACAAAAAAATGGTTTGAAAAGAAAACAATCCTTGTTCTTGGTCTTGCCAAAAGCGGTTTCGCAGCTGCAAAGCTTCTTCATCAGAATGGAGCGAATGTCGTTGTAAACGATAAGCAGCCTTTTAAGGAGAATTATGCTGCACAAAAGCTGCAGGAAGCAGGATTTGAAGTAATATGCGGTGATCATCCAATTTCATTGTTTGACACGAATTCCTTTGATCTATTAATAAAAAATCCTGGAATTCCTTATGAAAATGTAATGGTCCAAGAAGCGTTAAAACGAAATATCCCGATTTGGACGGAAATCGAGCTGGCGTACTTATTAACCGAGGCCAGGTTTATTGGAATTACCGGGTCAAATGGCAAGACGACAACGACGACCCTTATATATGAAATGTTAAAAGCCGATCATAAACAAGCGAAAATTGCCGGGAATATCGGTACAGTTGCATGTGAAGTAGCTGCCCATGCGGAGAAAGACGATTGGATAGTGACTGAGCTTTCATCTTTTCAGCTGATGGGAACGAAAACGTTCAGGGCAAATATCGGCATTATATTAAATGTTGTCGATGCGCACCTTGATTACCATCACACGCGTCAGTCTTACGAGCAGGCGAAGCAGGCCGTTTATAAAAATCAGCTGAAAGATGATACTGCTATTATCAATGCAGACGATGAAACCGTCTGCCGCTTAGCTGAAGCTTCATCGGGCAAAAAAGTCTATTTTTCTTTGACCCAGCAAATCGAAAACGGAGCTTGTATAAAAAACGAAACGATCTATTTTAATCAAAACCCAATTATTGAACGAAAAGATGTCGTTCTACCCGGGGCGCACAACCTCGAAAATATTCTTGCCGCCATTTGTGCTGTAAAACAAGCTGGCGTTTCGAATGAAGCCATCCGAGAGGTATTAACCACATTTTCCGGAGTGAAGCACCGGCTTCAATACGTGGCAGAATTCAATGGCAGAAAATTTTACAATGACAGTAAGGCGACGAATCTTTTGGCGACAAGCAAAGCACTTGATGCCTTTAAGCAGCCGGTTATCCTTTTAGCAGGCGGTCTCGACCGGGGAAACGAGCTAGACGGATTAAAAGAGCACATGGGCAATGTGAAAACGATTGTTACATTTGGACAAACTGCCGGAAAATTTCAAAAGCTTGGGAGAGAATTAGGAATACATCAGATCAAACGTGTCGATAATGTTGAACAAGCAGTATTAGAGGCGTATAAACTTTCTGAAGCAAATGATATTATTTTGCTCTCTCCCGCTTGTGCAAGCTGGGACCAGTTTAAAAGTTTTGAAGATCGGGGAGACATGTTTATATCAGCCGTGCATATGCTTAAATAA
- the spoVE gene encoding stage V sporulation protein E: MTTKKTSPDFLLVIITLLLLTIGLIMVYSASAVWATYKFDDSFFFAKRQLLFAGIGIVAMFILMNVEYWTWRSRAKLLLIICFFLLLAVLVPGIGMERNGSRSWIGVGAFSIQPSEFMKLAMIAFLAKFLSENQKKITSFKKGFLPSLGIVFSAFALIMLQPDLGTGTVMVGTCIVMIFVSGARIAHFVYLGILGLCGFAALVLSAPYRIARITSYLNPWEDPLESGFQIIQSLYAIGPGGLFGMGLGQSRQKFFYLPEPQTDFIFAILSEELGFIGGSLILLLFSLLLWRGVRIALGAPDLYGSFIAIGIISMVAIQVMINIAVVTGLIPVTGITLPFLSYGGSSLTLMLMAVGVLLNVSRYSRY; the protein is encoded by the coding sequence TTGACTACAAAAAAGACCTCTCCGGACTTTCTATTGGTTATTATTACTCTGCTCTTATTAACGATAGGATTAATCATGGTATACAGCGCAAGCGCTGTTTGGGCGACGTACAAATTTGATGATTCCTTCTTTTTTGCCAAGAGGCAGCTCTTGTTTGCCGGGATCGGCATTGTCGCTATGTTTATTCTGATGAATGTTGAGTATTGGACATGGAGATCGAGAGCGAAACTGCTATTGATCATTTGTTTTTTTCTGCTTTTGGCTGTATTGGTTCCGGGGATCGGCATGGAACGGAACGGTTCGCGAAGCTGGATCGGCGTAGGCGCATTCAGCATTCAGCCGTCCGAATTTATGAAGCTGGCGATGATTGCCTTTTTAGCTAAGTTTTTATCTGAAAATCAAAAGAAGATCACCTCCTTTAAAAAAGGGTTTCTTCCCTCACTAGGAATTGTTTTTTCGGCATTTGCCCTCATCATGCTTCAGCCCGATCTTGGAACAGGAACGGTTATGGTCGGAACGTGCATCGTGATGATTTTTGTTTCCGGTGCGCGCATCGCCCACTTCGTTTATCTTGGCATTCTTGGTTTATGTGGATTTGCCGCCTTGGTTTTATCCGCACCATACCGTATTGCGCGAATTACGTCCTACCTCAATCCGTGGGAGGACCCGCTTGAAAGCGGATTTCAAATCATTCAGTCATTGTATGCAATAGGTCCCGGTGGATTATTTGGTATGGGGCTTGGCCAAAGCAGGCAAAAGTTCTTTTACCTGCCTGAGCCGCAAACAGATTTTATTTTCGCCATTTTATCAGAAGAACTGGGTTTTATCGGCGGGTCGCTTATCCTTCTGTTATTCAGTCTTCTCTTATGGAGGGGTGTGCGTATCGCTTTAGGCGCTCCGGATTTATACGGAAGCTTTATCGCCATCGGCATAATCTCCATGGTTGCGATTCAAGTAATGATTAATATCGCTGTTGTCACCGGCTTGATTCCGGTAACAGGAATAACGCTGCCTTTTTTAAGCTATGGAGGATCATCGCTCACTCTTATGCTAATGGCTGTCGGAGTGCTGTTAAACGTCAGCAGGTACTCGAGATATTAA